From Mycobacterium lacus, one genomic window encodes:
- a CDS encoding DsrE family protein, producing the protein MPAEPGFAGNRSNEVSLPDDSLQIDIPVHLDELKVVFSVASLTFEGDMPAVLLHAGLIADDAADWSAQSRVVVVFHTNAGHVTLDDQAYNANRHIATGNPYRPVVADLMQKGVQVELCGVTAKANGWGNADLIPGIKINRNAMARLTQLDQQGYVKISES; encoded by the coding sequence GTGCCGGCCGAGCCCGGGTTCGCCGGGAACAGGAGTAATGAGGTGTCTCTTCCAGACGATTCGCTGCAGATCGACATTCCGGTCCATCTCGATGAGTTAAAGGTCGTGTTCAGCGTGGCATCGCTCACATTCGAGGGCGACATGCCAGCCGTTCTACTGCACGCGGGACTCATCGCTGACGATGCCGCGGACTGGAGCGCGCAGTCGCGGGTGGTGGTCGTGTTCCACACGAACGCCGGACACGTGACCCTGGATGACCAGGCATACAACGCGAACCGACACATCGCCACCGGCAATCCGTACCGGCCCGTCGTCGCGGACCTTATGCAGAAGGGCGTGCAAGTTGAGCTTTGCGGCGTTACCGCCAAGGCCAACGGCTGGGGCAATGCCGACTTGATCCCCGGAATCAAGATCAACAGGAATGCCATGGCCAGATTGACCCAGCTCGACCAGCAGGGATACGTCAAGATTTCGGAATCGTAA
- the clpB gene encoding ATP-dependent chaperone ClpB translates to MDSFNPTTKTQAALTSALQAASAAGNPEIRPAHLLMALLTQNDGIAAPLLEAVGVEPATVRAEAQRLLDRLPQASGASSQPQLSRESLAAITTAQQLATEMDDEYVSTEHLMVGLATGDSDVAKLLTGHGASPQALRDGFVKVRGSARVTSPEPEATYQALEKYSTDLTAQAREGKLDPVIGRDNEIRRVVQVLSRRTKNNPVLIGEPGVGKTAIVEGLAQRIVDGDVPESLRDKTIVALDMGSMVAGSKYRGEFEERLKAVLDDIKNSAGQIITFIDELHTIVGAGATGEGAMDAGNMIKPMLARGELRLVGATTLDEYRKHVEKDAALERRFQQVYVGEPSVEDTIGILRGLKDRYEVHHGVRITDSALVAAAALSDRYITARFLPDKAIDLVDEAASRLRMEIDSRPVEIDEVERLVRRLEIEEMALAKEEDEASKERLEKLRAELADKKEELAELTARWQNEKNAIEIVRELKEQLETLRGESERAERDGDLAKAAELRYGRIPEVEKKLTAALPQAEAREQVMLKEEVGPDDIADVVSAWTGIPAGRLLEGETAKLLRMEDELGKRVVGQKRAVQAVSDAVRRSRAGVSDPNRPTGAFMFLGPTGVGKTELAKALADFLFDDERAMVRIDMSEYGEKHTVARLIGAPPGYIGYEQGGQLTESVRRRPYTVVLFDEVEKAHPDVFDVLLQVLDEGRLTDGQGRTVDFRNTILILTSNLGSGGNEEQVMAAVRATFKPEFINRLDDVLIFEGLNPEELVQIVDIQLAQLGKRLAQRRLQLEVSLPAKQWLAHRGFDPVYGARPLRRLVQQAIGDQLAKMLLAGEVHDGDTVPVNVSPDGDSLILG, encoded by the coding sequence GTGGACTCTTTCAACCCCACCACCAAGACGCAGGCGGCCCTCACGTCGGCCCTCCAGGCGGCCTCGGCCGCCGGGAATCCCGAGATCAGGCCCGCTCATCTGCTGATGGCGTTGTTGACGCAGAACGACGGGATCGCCGCACCGCTGCTGGAGGCCGTCGGCGTCGAGCCCGCCACCGTCCGCGCCGAGGCGCAGCGCCTGCTGGATCGGCTGCCCCAGGCCAGCGGCGCCAGCTCGCAGCCCCAGCTGTCCCGCGAATCGCTGGCCGCGATCACCACCGCCCAGCAGCTGGCCACCGAGATGGACGACGAATACGTCTCCACCGAGCACCTGATGGTGGGTTTGGCCACCGGCGACTCCGACGTGGCCAAGCTGCTGACCGGCCACGGCGCCTCGCCGCAGGCGCTGCGCGACGGCTTCGTCAAGGTGCGCGGCAGTGCCCGGGTCACCAGCCCCGAGCCGGAGGCCACCTACCAGGCGCTGGAGAAGTACTCCACCGACCTGACGGCCCAGGCCCGCGAAGGCAAGCTTGACCCGGTCATCGGGCGCGACAACGAGATTCGCCGGGTCGTGCAGGTGCTCTCCCGTCGCACCAAGAACAACCCGGTGCTCATCGGCGAACCCGGTGTCGGCAAGACCGCGATCGTGGAGGGTCTGGCCCAGCGCATCGTCGACGGCGACGTCCCGGAAAGCCTGCGCGACAAGACCATCGTCGCCCTCGACATGGGTTCGATGGTCGCGGGCTCGAAATATCGCGGGGAGTTCGAGGAGCGGCTGAAGGCCGTGCTCGACGACATTAAGAACTCGGCCGGGCAGATCATCACCTTCATCGACGAGCTGCACACCATCGTCGGCGCGGGCGCGACGGGTGAGGGTGCGATGGACGCCGGCAACATGATCAAGCCGATGCTGGCGCGCGGCGAGTTGCGGCTGGTCGGCGCGACCACGCTCGACGAGTACCGCAAGCACGTCGAGAAGGACGCCGCGCTGGAGCGCCGCTTCCAGCAGGTGTACGTCGGCGAGCCGTCGGTGGAGGACACCATCGGCATCCTGCGCGGGCTCAAGGATCGCTACGAGGTGCACCACGGCGTGCGCATCACCGACTCCGCGCTGGTTGCCGCGGCGGCGCTATCCGACCGCTACATCACCGCCCGGTTCCTGCCGGACAAGGCCATCGACCTGGTCGACGAGGCGGCCAGCCGGCTAAGGATGGAGATCGACTCGCGGCCCGTCGAGATCGACGAGGTCGAGCGGCTGGTGCGCCGGCTCGAGATCGAGGAGATGGCGCTGGCCAAGGAGGAAGACGAGGCGTCCAAGGAGCGGCTGGAGAAGCTGCGCGCGGAGCTGGCCGATAAGAAGGAAGAGCTGGCAGAGCTGACAGCCAGATGGCAGAACGAGAAGAACGCGATCGAGATCGTCCGCGAGCTCAAGGAGCAGCTGGAAACCCTGCGCGGTGAATCGGAGCGGGCCGAGCGCGACGGCGACCTGGCCAAGGCCGCCGAGCTGCGCTATGGGCGCATCCCCGAGGTGGAGAAGAAACTCACCGCGGCGCTGCCCCAGGCCGAGGCCCGTGAGCAGGTGATGCTCAAAGAAGAGGTCGGGCCGGACGACATTGCCGACGTGGTGTCGGCGTGGACCGGCATCCCGGCGGGACGGCTGCTGGAAGGCGAGACCGCCAAGCTGCTGCGCATGGAAGACGAGCTGGGCAAGCGGGTCGTCGGGCAGAAGCGGGCCGTGCAGGCGGTGTCGGACGCCGTGCGCCGCAGCCGGGCCGGGGTTTCCGACCCCAACCGGCCGACCGGCGCGTTCATGTTCCTCGGCCCGACGGGCGTCGGCAAGACCGAGCTGGCCAAGGCGCTGGCCGACTTCCTGTTCGACGACGAACGCGCCATGGTCCGCATCGACATGAGCGAGTACGGCGAGAAGCACACGGTTGCTCGCCTGATCGGCGCCCCGCCCGGTTACATCGGCTACGAGCAGGGCGGTCAGCTGACCGAATCGGTGCGCCGCCGACCCTACACCGTGGTGCTGTTCGACGAGGTCGAGAAGGCTCACCCCGACGTGTTCGACGTGCTGCTGCAGGTCCTCGACGAGGGCCGGCTCACCGACGGGCAGGGCCGAACCGTCGACTTCCGCAACACCATCCTGATCCTGACGTCCAACCTGGGTTCGGGAGGTAACGAGGAGCAGGTGATGGCCGCGGTGCGCGCGACGTTCAAGCCGGAGTTCATCAACCGCCTGGACGACGTGTTGATCTTCGAGGGCCTCAACCCCGAAGAGCTGGTGCAGATCGTCGACATTCAGCTCGCGCAGCTGGGCAAGCGGCTCGCACAGCGGCGGCTGCAGCTCGAGGTGTCGCTGCCGGCCAAACAGTGGCTGGCGCACCGCGGCTTCGACCCGGTGTACGGCGCTCGTCCGTTGCGTCGGCTGGTGCAGCAGGCGATCGGCGATCAGTTAGCCAAGATGCTGCTTGCCGGCGAGGTGCACGACGGCGACACCGTGCCCGTCAACGTCAGCCCGGACGGCGACTCGCTGATCCTGGGCTAG
- a CDS encoding Rv1453 family transcriptional regulator has product MIRPEPSPRVCQLIRAGARIVLDGSQDFLVEVDCAMIAGNPVIANDPALATLVSRASRSHLIHFATACLHSPGAPVPANLGDEPLCMARELIRRGLAESALDMYRIGQNAAWRLWHDIAFGLTHDPQELHELLETQFRLANDFVDATLAGIAAQIQSEYDQLTRDGRAECRRVVEQILGGAPFTRERAEARLGYPLDRSHIAAIIWSDQPEGDPGRLDQIAEALGHAAGCPRPLTVDASADSRWVWVNEVVPLDSEQIHPVLTSAPNVRVAIGTAAIGVDGFRRSHLEALATQRMMSRLRSHQRVARFADVQMIALLTENPDGADDFIETTLGDFAAASPILQDTVLTYIAEQCNASRAAKRLFTHRNTLLHRLETAERLLPRPLDRSTIEVAVALQALQWRGDHTRDSTGARTQEHLNGAVRTAQH; this is encoded by the coding sequence GTGATACGGCCCGAGCCCTCACCACGGGTATGTCAGCTCATCCGCGCGGGTGCGCGGATCGTCCTCGACGGCAGCCAAGACTTCCTCGTCGAGGTTGACTGCGCCATGATCGCCGGCAACCCGGTCATCGCCAACGACCCCGCGCTGGCAACGCTGGTCAGCCGCGCCAGCCGTTCCCATTTGATCCACTTCGCCACCGCCTGTCTGCACAGCCCTGGCGCCCCGGTGCCGGCCAACCTCGGCGACGAGCCGCTGTGCATGGCCCGCGAGCTGATACGCCGCGGCCTCGCCGAGTCCGCGCTCGACATGTACCGCATCGGACAAAACGCCGCCTGGCGGCTCTGGCATGACATCGCGTTCGGACTTACCCACGACCCTCAAGAGCTGCACGAGCTCCTTGAGACGCAATTTCGGTTGGCCAACGATTTCGTCGACGCCACCCTCGCCGGCATCGCAGCACAGATACAGTCGGAATACGACCAACTGACGCGTGACGGTCGTGCCGAGTGCCGCAGGGTCGTCGAACAGATCCTTGGCGGCGCCCCATTCACCCGTGAGCGCGCCGAAGCTCGATTGGGCTATCCCCTCGACCGATCTCACATCGCCGCCATCATCTGGAGCGACCAGCCCGAAGGTGATCCCGGCCGCCTCGACCAAATCGCCGAAGCATTGGGCCACGCCGCGGGTTGTCCGCGCCCACTGACCGTGGACGCCAGCGCCGACAGCCGCTGGGTATGGGTCAACGAGGTGGTTCCCCTGGACAGCGAGCAGATCCATCCGGTGCTCACCAGCGCACCGAACGTGCGCGTCGCGATCGGGACCGCCGCCATTGGAGTCGATGGGTTCCGGCGCAGCCACTTGGAGGCACTCGCCACGCAGCGCATGATGTCTCGGCTCCGGTCGCACCAGCGCGTTGCCCGCTTCGCCGACGTCCAGATGATCGCGTTGCTCACCGAAAACCCTGACGGCGCGGACGATTTCATCGAGACCACCCTCGGAGACTTTGCCGCTGCCAGCCCGATCCTGCAGGACACGGTGCTGACATACATCGCCGAACAATGCAACGCTTCCCGCGCCGCCAAGCGGCTGTTCACCCACCGCAACACCTTGCTGCACCGACTCGAGACCGCTGAACGGCTGCTTCCCCGACCCCTCGACCGGTCCACTATCGAGGTCGCCGTCGCGCTCCAAGCGCTGCAGTGGCGCGGTGATCACACCCGTGATTCCACCGGGGCGCGTACCCAAGAGCACCTCAATGGCGCCGTGCGCACGGCACAGCACTGA